Proteins encoded in a region of the Flavobacterium sp. MDT1-60 genome:
- a CDS encoding two-component regulator propeller domain-containing protein, translated as MNKLMFFLVISLLHIQASGQNYPIRHLDISSGLSNNSVASIYQDQNGYMWFGTFDGLNRYDGNDFKIYRHIHTDPNSIQGNAISCIEGDFENNLWVGTTAGPVVFNAERSSFSPLQYYDTNKKIKPLNVTAYEIIAVHGLHMILVATKEAIVVYKEGEKIGTAIPFNGKLNYIARSISYNAKKQIFYVFITGTGLCQYDIKSKKLTLLNNTITGANCIKLTNEGLWIGSDEGAYLYNDRLNTFSKNYFLEKNSRTRFFSAGKQTLDCH; from the coding sequence ATGAATAAGTTAATGTTCTTTCTTGTTATTAGTCTTTTGCATATACAGGCATCCGGACAGAACTACCCGATAAGACATCTTGATATTTCATCAGGACTTTCTAACAATTCTGTTGCCTCAATATATCAGGATCAAAATGGCTATATGTGGTTTGGAACTTTTGATGGACTTAACCGATATGATGGAAATGATTTTAAGATTTACCGCCATATTCACACTGATCCAAATTCTATTCAGGGAAACGCCATTAGCTGTATAGAAGGTGACTTTGAAAATAATTTGTGGGTAGGTACAACTGCCGGGCCAGTGGTTTTTAATGCAGAACGATCTTCTTTTAGTCCATTGCAATATTATGATACAAACAAAAAAATCAAACCTTTAAACGTTACAGCCTACGAAATAATTGCTGTACATGGGCTGCATATGATTCTTGTCGCGACAAAAGAGGCAATTGTAGTTTATAAAGAAGGTGAGAAAATTGGAACCGCTATACCTTTCAACGGAAAATTAAATTATATCGCAAGATCAATATCTTATAATGCGAAAAAACAAATCTTCTATGTTTTTATAACGGGAACCGGTCTTTGCCAGTACGATATTAAATCAAAAAAACTAACACTTCTCAACAATACCATTACGGGTGCAAATTGTATTAAACTAACAAATGAAGGACTCTGGATTGGATCAGACGAAGGGGCGTACTTATATAATGACCGCCTGAATACCTTTTCTAAAAATTACTTTTTGGAAAAAAACAGTCGTACGAGATTTTTTTCAGCAGGAAAACAGACTTTGGATTGCCACTGA
- a CDS encoding SusC/RagA family TonB-linked outer membrane protein, whose translation MKIIKTKFLLLLLLLPFCVFAQNTIGGVVLENSTKQPIPGVNIKVVGTNISTTTDFDGKFQLSGVKADSKITFSYTGYTNQTVPASGQKNITVYLEEDNNQLKEVVVQVGYGSVKKKDATGSVTALTTKDFNKGNNITTENLLSGRVAGLTVNSTGAPGSSSQIRIRGGSSLFASNDPLIVIDGLPLDNATNTGSSSFLASLNPATVESITVLKDASASAIYGSRASNGVIIITTKKGSKTLSVDYNVQYAAGTLTKTVDVFSADEFRSVIADRRSDDLSKLGTANTDWQKAIYRNTGTVDQSLAVRGSLFNIIPTSLTLGNTDQQGLRLTNEFKRNTIGLVMNPTFLDNHLKLRLSANYTNEKNRFTDAVEGAAIGFDPTQPIKVDGAPYGGYFEYTTGVDANGNYPLVSTAARNPVSQLLNTNDRGTNDRIFGNFEMDYKFHFLPALRAVVNVGYDESNGERRRLVGADAGSAPSNNNIPYGTNEYTEATRKNKLLDTYLVYNKTFNALNFEATGGYSYQKFQSSRFETGNILNPDLPSTFPETTLDTDVVLLGFFARTNLNFRDKYLLTMSYRRDGSSRFEEANRWGNFPSVAFAWKIKEDFFKESNTLSDLKLRLSWGITGQQDIPEPNGYLQKYQVGGGNSEYYFGTSPVPVALPSKRTNNLKWEETTSYNAGLDFGFLNNRLSAGLDVYYKESKDLLVNAAISDGSNFSNRVYQNVGSFTTKGVEFTINANAVKTENFNWNMNFNIAKFERRIKNLVNGTDIFLGDNIAGTGTPGQIFREGYTPYSYYVYKQLYNNEGKPIEGAFVDLNGDNIKNDSDKYIYNNPDPDFTLGFASNMNYKKFDFSFNLRASIGNRIFNAVDASRAQYDAMENGGVLSNIPSQVTETNFQTTSNVVLSDLYIENASFLKMDNITLGYTLNNWLNSKASLRMSTGVQNVFVITKYSGLDPEITNNGVDKTIYPRQRSVLFGLNLKF comes from the coding sequence ATGAAAATAATTAAAACCAAATTTTTACTTTTATTACTCTTACTTCCTTTTTGTGTTTTTGCTCAAAACACAATTGGCGGAGTTGTCTTGGAAAATTCTACCAAGCAGCCCATACCAGGAGTAAACATAAAAGTAGTAGGAACAAATATCAGTACCACGACTGACTTTGACGGAAAATTTCAATTATCCGGAGTAAAAGCAGATAGTAAAATTACATTTTCTTATACCGGTTATACCAATCAGACTGTACCGGCTTCTGGACAGAAAAACATAACCGTATATCTTGAGGAAGATAATAACCAGCTGAAAGAAGTAGTTGTTCAGGTAGGTTACGGAAGCGTTAAAAAGAAAGATGCCACAGGATCTGTTACGGCACTTACTACCAAAGACTTTAACAAAGGAAATAATATTACAACAGAAAATCTGCTTAGCGGTAGAGTAGCTGGTTTAACAGTAAATTCAACGGGTGCTCCAGGTTCTAGTTCTCAAATTAGAATTCGTGGAGGAAGTTCACTTTTTGCAAGTAATGATCCTCTTATTGTCATCGACGGATTACCTCTTGATAATGCTACAAATACAGGTTCTTCTTCCTTTTTAGCATCATTAAATCCGGCAACTGTCGAATCCATAACGGTTTTAAAAGATGCATCTGCTTCAGCAATTTACGGTTCCCGCGCTTCAAATGGAGTAATTATAATTACGACTAAAAAAGGAAGCAAAACATTATCCGTAGATTATAATGTACAATATGCTGCGGGTACGCTGACTAAAACTGTCGATGTTTTTAGTGCAGATGAATTTAGAAGTGTTATTGCAGACAGAAGAAGCGATGATCTAAGTAAACTGGGAACTGCAAATACGGACTGGCAAAAAGCAATTTACAGAAACACCGGAACGGTAGATCAAAGTTTAGCCGTTAGAGGAAGTTTATTCAATATCATTCCAACAAGTTTAACGCTTGGAAATACAGATCAGCAAGGATTGCGTCTGACGAATGAGTTTAAAAGAAATACGATTGGTTTGGTAATGAATCCTACATTCTTAGACAATCATTTAAAACTAAGGCTTTCGGCCAATTATACAAACGAAAAAAACAGATTTACAGATGCTGTTGAAGGAGCTGCTATTGGTTTTGACCCAACACAGCCTATAAAAGTTGATGGTGCACCTTATGGAGGTTATTTTGAATATACTACTGGTGTAGATGCAAACGGAAATTACCCGTTAGTATCAACTGCAGCTAGAAATCCTGTTTCGCAATTGTTGAACACAAATGACAGAGGAACGAATGACAGAATTTTTGGAAATTTTGAAATGGATTATAAATTTCATTTTTTACCCGCTTTAAGAGCTGTTGTAAATGTTGGTTATGATGAATCGAATGGAGAAAGAAGAAGATTGGTTGGTGCTGATGCCGGTTCTGCTCCATCAAACAACAACATTCCGTATGGGACAAATGAATATACAGAAGCAACCAGAAAAAATAAATTACTAGATACTTATTTAGTTTATAACAAAACTTTTAATGCATTGAATTTTGAAGCGACTGGTGGTTATTCGTATCAAAAATTTCAAAGCTCAAGATTTGAAACCGGTAATATCCTAAATCCGGATTTACCATCAACATTTCCTGAAACCACTTTGGATACAGATGTTGTTTTATTGGGATTCTTTGCCAGAACAAACTTAAATTTTAGAGACAAATATCTATTAACGATGTCTTACAGACGAGATGGTTCATCAAGATTTGAAGAAGCTAATCGTTGGGGAAATTTTCCTTCTGTAGCTTTTGCATGGAAAATCAAAGAAGATTTCTTTAAAGAAAGCAATACATTATCTGATTTAAAATTAAGGCTAAGTTGGGGTATAACGGGACAACAGGATATTCCTGAACCAAACGGATACCTGCAAAAGTACCAGGTTGGCGGTGGAAATTCTGAATACTATTTTGGTACAAGTCCAGTTCCGGTTGCACTTCCTTCAAAAAGAACAAACAATTTGAAATGGGAAGAAACCACTTCATATAATGCAGGTCTTGATTTTGGTTTTTTAAACAATCGCTTATCTGCCGGACTTGATGTTTATTACAAAGAATCTAAAGATTTATTAGTAAATGCAGCAATATCTGATGGTAGTAATTTTTCTAACCGTGTGTATCAAAACGTAGGGAGCTTTACCACAAAAGGGGTCGAGTTTACGATTAATGCAAATGCCGTTAAAACAGAAAATTTTAACTGGAATATGAATTTTAATATAGCCAAATTCGAAAGAAGAATCAAAAATCTGGTTAACGGAACTGATATCTTTTTAGGAGACAACATCGCAGGAACAGGAACTCCGGGACAAATTTTCAGAGAAGGTTACACTCCTTATTCTTACTACGTATACAAACAATTATACAACAACGAAGGAAAGCCAATTGAAGGCGCTTTTGTAGATTTAAATGGTGATAATATTAAAAATGATTCCGATAAATACATTTATAATAATCCGGACCCGGATTTCACTTTAGGATTTGCATCCAACATGAATTATAAAAAGTTTGACTTTTCATTTAATTTAAGAGCCAGTATTGGTAACCGAATTTTTAATGCGGTAGATGCCAGCAGAGCACAATATGATGCTATGGAAAACGGAGGAGTTTTAAGTAATATTCCGTCTCAGGTAACAGAAACTAATTTTCAGACTACCTCAAATGTTGTGTTGTCAGATCTTTATATAGAGAATGCTTCTTTCTTAAAAATGGACAATATTACGTTAGGATATACTTTAAACAACTGGCTAAACAGCAAAGCATCGTTAAGAATGTCGACTGGAGTTCAGAACGTTTTTGTAATTACAAAATACAGCGGTTTAGATCCTGAAATTACAAATAACGGTGTAGACAAAACAATTTACCCTAGACAACGATCTGTTTTATTTGGTCTTAATCTTAAATTTTAA
- a CDS encoding RagB/SusD family nutrient uptake outer membrane protein, with the protein MKKYILITILALTTVFQSCTDDLNVVSKDDDVLSSDVLFSTPDGYKKAFAGVYGNLTLTGVLGPDNSSLEGVDAGTSQFTRCLLYMQELTTDELVWSYENDGGTAELQRNIWTAANPVILGMFSRTMVSVSYANEFLRQSTPEKLSSRGITNAATLADIELYRKEVRVLRAYAYYNMMDLFGKAPMYTENDPVNFTGPEFNRKQLFDFIETELKAVLPDLKAARTNEYGRLDQSMARMILAKMYLNAQVYIQENRFNDCITMCNEIIAGAYTLKPKYLDNFKADNNTSAEIIFGIQSDGAVSQNWGATTVLTNGQIGAWENNGADFGIGGWTGALRIRKEFAQKFDGTKFSQDTRNTIGKGVQGDPAKQRSIDIEDIGVKTQGYILSKFSNKTSTGVNGISSTYADTDFPLFRLADVYLMYAEATLRGGNGTTTQALNYVNALRQRANSNLTVGNIALSELTLDFLIDERARELHWEAHRRQDLIRFGKYTGGSYNWAWKGNSSKGISIPSYMSVFPIPEGSLGANRNLTQNTGY; encoded by the coding sequence ATGAAAAAATATATTTTAATAACAATTTTAGCATTGACTACCGTTTTTCAGTCTTGTACTGATGACTTAAACGTAGTCTCTAAAGATGATGACGTTCTTTCGTCTGATGTTTTATTTTCGACTCCGGACGGATATAAAAAAGCTTTTGCAGGAGTATACGGAAATTTAACTTTAACCGGAGTATTGGGCCCTGATAATTCTTCGCTTGAAGGTGTAGATGCAGGAACAAGCCAGTTTACGAGATGTTTATTGTACATGCAGGAATTAACAACAGACGAACTGGTTTGGAGTTATGAAAATGACGGAGGAACCGCAGAATTACAACGTAATATCTGGACGGCCGCAAATCCTGTTATTTTAGGAATGTTTAGCAGAACGATGGTTTCTGTTTCTTATGCAAATGAATTTTTACGTCAGAGTACACCTGAAAAACTAAGTTCAAGAGGTATTACTAATGCTGCAACTTTGGCCGATATTGAACTTTACCGTAAAGAAGTTCGTGTTTTAAGAGCGTACGCTTATTATAACATGATGGATTTATTTGGAAAAGCACCAATGTATACCGAAAATGATCCTGTAAATTTTACCGGACCTGAGTTTAACAGAAAACAATTATTTGATTTTATCGAAACGGAACTTAAAGCTGTTTTACCAGATTTAAAAGCGGCCAGAACGAATGAATACGGGCGACTGGACCAATCTATGGCACGTATGATTTTGGCAAAAATGTATTTGAATGCCCAGGTATATATTCAGGAAAATCGTTTTAATGACTGTATTACAATGTGTAATGAAATCATTGCAGGCGCTTATACTTTAAAACCAAAATACCTGGATAACTTTAAAGCAGATAACAACACCTCTGCAGAAATCATTTTCGGAATCCAGTCAGATGGAGCAGTTTCTCAAAACTGGGGCGCAACAACGGTTTTAACAAACGGACAAATTGGTGCATGGGAAAACAATGGTGCCGACTTTGGAATTGGCGGCTGGACAGGAGCACTTAGAATAAGAAAAGAATTTGCTCAAAAATTTGACGGGACAAAATTCAGTCAGGATACCAGAAATACTATAGGGAAAGGTGTTCAGGGCGATCCGGCCAAACAAAGATCTATTGATATTGAAGATATTGGAGTAAAAACACAAGGCTATATTTTATCTAAATTTTCTAATAAAACTTCCACAGGAGTTAACGGGATCAGTTCTACATATGCTGATACTGATTTTCCATTATTCAGATTAGCCGATGTATATTTAATGTATGCAGAAGCCACTTTAAGAGGTGGAAACGGGACAACTACTCAGGCTTTAAATTATGTAAACGCTTTAAGACAAAGGGCTAATAGTAACTTGACTGTTGGAAACATTGCGCTAAGCGAATTAACACTTGATTTTTTAATTGATGAAAGAGCACGTGAATTACACTGGGAAGCACACCGAAGACAAGATTTAATTCGTTTTGGAAAATATACCGGAGGATCTTACAATTGGGCATGGAAAGGAAATTCTTCAAAAGGAATCTCTATTCCTTCTTACATGAGCGTTTTTCCTATTCCGGAAGGATCATTGGGAGCCAATAGAAATTTGACTCAAAACACGGGTTACTAA
- a CDS encoding SusE domain-containing protein: MKHIYKIFIAIAIITGLWSCENEENLMILEPQEAAFSMITPDNGSSTILNKDTPNNTALTFTWEKVSYGTPTIVTYTVQFAASNTEFAAPVDITSSTSTHASISVAELNAKALELGLTAEVEGTIDVRIKSTVGTTLSEPKLSTPITIALTPYRGVFPRIDLFLVGPGSAAGWSVTSNNMPIYRDTKENVKFYYTGYFNKDGFKLIEQIGFWAPAYGTNGAKVQYRATESDTDPGVFPTAAAGYYSFEVNLEELTYKITPYTGPMTTYATIGLTGSVLTGDDTGWNTEVPLVKSAFDSHIWKVTQTLKAGKMKFKANNSWDVSWGDNGGDIIVEAGKYEIWFNDLDGRYMFIATP; the protein is encoded by the coding sequence ATGAAACACATATATAAAATTTTTATAGCTATTGCCATAATTACAGGACTTTGGTCTTGTGAAAACGAAGAGAATTTGATGATCTTAGAACCTCAGGAAGCTGCTTTTTCCATGATTACACCTGATAATGGTTCTTCGACTATTTTAAATAAAGACACACCTAACAATACTGCCCTGACTTTTACCTGGGAAAAAGTGAGTTACGGAACACCTACAATCGTTACCTATACGGTACAGTTTGCAGCCAGTAATACAGAGTTTGCAGCTCCGGTAGATATTACTTCTTCTACTTCTACTCATGCCTCTATTTCAGTGGCTGAGCTTAATGCAAAAGCACTTGAACTTGGTCTTACAGCTGAGGTTGAAGGAACAATCGATGTTCGAATTAAATCAACGGTTGGAACAACACTTTCAGAGCCAAAACTTTCTACACCAATTACGATTGCATTGACTCCTTACAGAGGTGTATTTCCTAGAATTGATTTGTTTTTAGTAGGACCTGGTTCCGCAGCGGGATGGAGTGTAACAAGCAACAACATGCCAATTTACAGAGATACAAAAGAAAACGTAAAGTTTTATTATACAGGATATTTTAATAAAGATGGTTTTAAATTAATAGAACAAATTGGTTTCTGGGCTCCTGCTTACGGAACAAATGGAGCCAAAGTACAATACAGAGCAACAGAAAGCGATACTGATCCGGGTGTATTCCCTACGGCAGCTGCAGGTTATTATAGTTTTGAAGTTAATCTTGAAGAATTAACGTACAAAATCACGCCTTATACAGGACCAATGACAACGTATGCAACAATTGGTTTGACCGGATCTGTATTAACAGGCGATGATACGGGTTGGAATACAGAGGTTCCTTTAGTGAAATCTGCATTTGATAGCCATATCTGGAAAGTTACTCAAACCTTAAAAGCCGGAAAAATGAAATTCAAAGCAAACAACAGCTGGGATGTAAGCTGGGGCGATAATGGCGGAGATATTATTGTTGAGGCTGGAAAATATGAAATCTGGTTCAATGACCTGGATGGTCGTTACATGTTCATAGCAACTCCATAA
- a CDS encoding glycosyl hydrolase 53 family protein gives MKKYIKILGLLAITAIQVSCSGNDAADTEAVNPPDASDTFIRASDVSFLPQMESLGTKFYSNGKAEEMLTTLKNAGCNTVRIRLWKNPVNGRSGLSEVKQLAQKARQAGLRVWLTVHYSDNWADPAVQTIPEEWKNLSFTDLKTAVSDYTATIITEINPDIIQIGNEINSGLLWPQGNLINNEQQCIALLTAASATVRSKAPNTKIMIHYAGVNGGATDWFFTKMKSVDYDYIGLSYYPVWHGKDLTVVKNTIDALGKKFTKKVLIAETAYPFTLLHNDQTNNIVGTNDQLVPGYPATPAGQRTFVMDIKNIVKTSEFGQGFAYWGGEWVAFKGPQSTSGSTFENQALYSFDNNALSVMQAFSKD, from the coding sequence ATGAAAAAATATATAAAAATTCTTGGGTTACTTGCTATAACGGCAATTCAGGTTTCGTGTTCAGGTAATGATGCTGCAGACACAGAAGCTGTTAACCCGCCAGATGCAAGTGATACTTTTATCAGAGCATCAGATGTTTCTTTTCTTCCTCAAATGGAATCTTTGGGAACTAAATTTTACAGCAATGGCAAAGCCGAAGAAATGCTTACAACACTAAAAAATGCAGGTTGTAATACAGTCCGAATTCGTTTATGGAAAAATCCTGTAAATGGGCGTTCTGGTTTAAGTGAAGTAAAACAATTGGCTCAAAAAGCAAGGCAAGCCGGTTTAAGAGTCTGGCTTACCGTTCACTATTCTGATAATTGGGCAGATCCGGCAGTGCAGACCATTCCCGAAGAATGGAAAAACTTATCTTTTACCGATTTAAAAACGGCAGTTTCTGATTATACCGCTACAATAATTACAGAAATCAATCCGGATATTATTCAGATTGGTAATGAAATAAATAGCGGATTATTATGGCCGCAAGGAAATCTAATCAATAACGAACAACAATGTATTGCGTTATTAACTGCTGCCAGCGCGACAGTTCGCAGTAAAGCACCAAACACAAAAATAATGATTCATTATGCGGGTGTAAATGGCGGTGCTACGGATTGGTTTTTCACCAAAATGAAAAGTGTTGATTACGACTATATAGGGCTATCTTATTACCCTGTTTGGCACGGTAAAGATTTAACAGTAGTAAAAAATACAATTGATGCTTTAGGAAAAAAATTCACTAAAAAAGTCCTGATTGCAGAAACTGCTTATCCTTTTACCTTATTACACAATGATCAGACTAATAATATTGTAGGGACAAACGATCAGTTGGTACCAGGTTATCCGGCAACTCCGGCAGGACAACGAACTTTTGTTATGGATATTAAAAACATCGTAAAAACATCAGAATTTGGGCAAGGATTTGCGTATTGGGGAGGGGAATGGGTTGCTTTTAAAGGACCACAATCGACAAGCGGTTCTACATTCGAAAATCAGGCTTTATATAGTTTTGATAACAATGCCTTATCCGTAATGCAAGCTTTCAGTAAAGACTAA
- a CDS encoding glycosyl hydrolase 53 family protein has translation MKKSLKIVSFLIITAVLFTSCKSKMVSEKYSFSKGADVGWLPQMEATGYKFYDADGSQKDCLQLLKDRGINTIRLRVWVNPNDDKASGHCSPEETVVMAVRAQKMGMRIMIDFHYSDSWADPGKQNKPAAWAKHSFPELLTDVYQHTYNVLQLLKKAGVTPEWVQVGNEIPSGMLWPEGHTDNFNQLAQLLDKGYEATKAIDPKIKVIVHLDEGNKSEKFRWFFDKATENKVKYDVIGLSYYPYWIKTDYQSTILDLENNLKDMASRYNKEVMVVEVGGDYTLVQNTKEMLEATIKAVKSVPDNKGLGVIYWEPQGEKSWSGYQLNAWLPDGKPSPALDAFKE, from the coding sequence ATGAAAAAATCACTAAAAATTGTATCTTTTTTAATAATAACTGCCGTTCTGTTTACTTCCTGTAAATCTAAAATGGTAAGTGAAAAATATTCTTTTTCAAAAGGTGCAGATGTAGGCTGGCTGCCACAAATGGAAGCAACAGGCTATAAATTTTATGATGCAGACGGTTCTCAAAAAGACTGTCTGCAATTATTAAAAGATCGCGGAATAAATACCATCAGGTTACGCGTTTGGGTAAATCCAAATGATGATAAAGCCAGCGGACACTGCAGTCCGGAAGAAACGGTTGTCATGGCAGTTCGCGCGCAAAAAATGGGAATGCGTATCATGATCGATTTTCATTACAGTGATTCCTGGGCAGATCCCGGCAAACAAAATAAACCGGCTGCATGGGCAAAACATTCTTTTCCGGAATTGTTAACCGATGTTTACCAACATACTTACAATGTTTTGCAACTGTTGAAAAAAGCAGGCGTAACTCCGGAATGGGTTCAGGTTGGAAATGAAATTCCAAGTGGAATGCTTTGGCCGGAAGGACACACAGACAATTTTAATCAGCTGGCACAATTACTTGATAAAGGATATGAAGCGACCAAAGCCATCGACCCAAAAATTAAAGTAATAGTTCATCTGGACGAAGGAAATAAAAGCGAAAAATTCAGATGGTTTTTTGATAAAGCCACAGAAAATAAAGTGAAATATGATGTAATTGGTTTGTCGTATTATCCGTACTGGATCAAGACTGATTATCAAAGTACCATTTTAGATTTAGAAAATAATCTAAAAGACATGGCTTCCCGCTACAACAAAGAAGTGATGGTGGTCGAAGTTGGAGGTGATTATACATTAGTACAAAACACCAAAGAAATGCTAGAAGCTACTATAAAAGCCGTAAAAAGCGTGCCTGATAACAAAGGTTTAGGCGTTATTTATTGGGAACCACAAGGCGAAAAAAGCTGGAGCGGTTATCAATTAAACGCCTGGCTTCCTGACGGAAAACCATCACCGGCACTGGATGCTTTTAAAGAATGA
- a CDS encoding GNAT family N-acetyltransferase, producing the protein MSTLYQSPRILIREFLSHEQQTFLELFQDSQVTEYLPDVSPERYVEMFTELLENYENKRLSRWAIFDTINNNFIGICVARIFVHNTNQIEIGYVLSREYWGKGIATEVCKAITQYSFANTNTKEVVAITDLYNTGSQNVLQKAGFERLNNLIRNEEEVAYFKIERL; encoded by the coding sequence ATGTCTACTCTTTATCAAAGCCCAAGAATACTAATTCGTGAATTTTTATCTCATGAACAGCAAACATTTTTAGAGCTCTTTCAGGACAGTCAGGTTACAGAATATTTACCTGATGTTTCACCGGAAAGATATGTGGAGATGTTTACTGAATTGCTTGAAAATTATGAAAATAAAAGGCTTAGTCGCTGGGCAATATTCGATACTATAAATAATAATTTTATCGGAATATGTGTGGCTCGTATTTTTGTACACAATACAAACCAGATAGAAATAGGATATGTGCTTAGTAGGGAATATTGGGGAAAAGGTATTGCTACAGAAGTATGTAAGGCTATAACTCAATATAGTTTTGCAAATACAAATACGAAAGAAGTTGTAGCTATAACGGACCTTTACAATACTGGATCACAGAATGTATTGCAAAAAGCCGGATTTGAACGATTAAATAATTTAATAAGAAATGAAGAAGAAGTAGCTTATTTTAAGATAGAAAGATTATAA
- the yiaA gene encoding inner membrane protein YiaA encodes MEPLKSNESNNNSESKNAGLNIGYDALKPSTAFVGASWMALIIGMTSYCIGLYNSEMAYNEKGYYFTILLFGLFSVISVQKSVRDRLEGIPVTDLYYSISWFSTIASIVLLVIGLWNASLLLSEKGFFGMSFVLGLFSALAVQKNTRDLKQFESITV; translated from the coding sequence ATGGAACCGCTAAAATCAAATGAATCAAACAACAATTCAGAATCAAAAAATGCAGGATTAAATATTGGATATGACGCCTTAAAACCAAGTACTGCCTTTGTGGGAGCTTCCTGGATGGCCTTAATTATAGGTATGACCTCGTATTGTATTGGTCTTTATAATTCGGAAATGGCTTACAATGAAAAAGGCTATTATTTTACAATTCTTCTTTTTGGTCTTTTCTCGGTAATATCAGTACAAAAAAGTGTGCGCGACAGGCTGGAAGGCATACCCGTAACGGATTTGTATTACAGTATAAGCTGGTTTAGTACTATTGCCTCTATAGTATTGCTCGTTATCGGTCTGTGGAATGCTAGTTTACTGCTTAGTGAAAAAGGTTTCTTCGGAATGTCGTTTGTATTAGGATTGTTTTCGGCCCTTGCTGTGCAAAAAAATACCCGAGACCTTAAGCAATTTGAATCCATTACGGTATAA